Part of the Mauremys mutica isolate MM-2020 ecotype Southern chromosome 1, ASM2049712v1, whole genome shotgun sequence genome is shown below.
tgggcgctgctgtgatgcaaatagccaaagcaatcattgagctgctgctaccaaaggttgtgactctgggacatGTGCAGGCCATAtcggatggctttgctgcaatgggattccctaactgtggtggggcaatagatagAACCTATATCCGTATCTTGGCAtcggagcaccaaggcagccagtacataaacctcaaggggtacttttcaatgctgctgccagcactggtggatcacaagggacgtttcaccaacatcaacatgggatgttagggaaaggttcatgacgctcgcatcttcaggaacactaatctgtttaaacggctgcagcaaggcatTTACTTCCcggaccagaaaataactgttggggatgttgaaatgcctatagttatccttggggaccccgcctaccccttgatgccatggctcatgaagccgtacacaggcagcctggacagtagtcaggagctgttcaactataggctgagcaagtgcagaatggtggtagaatgtgcatttggacgtttaaaagctcgctggcacactttactgacttgctcagacctcagccaaaccaatattcccattgttattgctgcttgctgtgtgctccacaatctccgtgagagtaagggggagatattTATGACGCGgtgggagattgaggcaaattgcctggccactgattacgcgcagccagacaccagggcagttagaagagcacaccaggaagtgctgggcatcagagaagctttgaaaaccagtttaatgactgACCAGGCTATGATGtgagagttctgtttgtttctccttgatgtatACCTGCCCTCTTGATTGACTCATCCCTGTAAGCcgcccaccctccccccttcgatcacagcttgctttcaaaggaaataaagtcactattgtttaaaatccatgtattctttattaattgattataaaaatagggagagaactgacaaggtagcccaggtggtgtgggaagagggaaggaagcaaaaggccacttcaaaacttgttgcaTGACAGCCTtctgcttgggctgtccactggagTAGAGTGGCAGGGTGCACAGAGCCCTTTCCCCCACtccgttcttgggcatctgggtgaggaggctatggaccATGGGGaaggcggttatacaggggctgcagcggcactctgtgatcctgcttccgttcctgaagctccaccagatgccggggCATGTCTGTTTGATCCCACAGTAGCTgcagcgttgcatcctgcctcctctgatcttcttgctgccacctctcatctcgagcgtccctcctggcCTCACATTCATCCCTCCTGGCCTCACGTTTGTTGGAcactttcctgtactgtgatactgtgtccttccactcaaTCAAATAAGCTCTTTCACTGCGGGTCGATTGCATGATTTCAGAGAAAATTTCATCTTGCGTGCGTTTTTTtccgccaccttatctgagatagccttcggaatggaggagggaggcttgaaaaacttgcagctgcgggaggggaaaaaacggggagaagtatttaaaaagatacattttacagaacaatgtgtgtactctttcatggtgaacaacactattcatattacatagcacatgatttcagtacaaggtcgcattttgcatcttaatattgtaCAGTATTTAGTTTTACTACTTCAGATAAGAAATTACCATTTTAAAGCACTTAACCTACTAGTCTATCACAAATGTTGACTTTCAGCAAGATGTTCACACCCAACAATAGATTCAAAACATCAAATACCTTTCTAGTTCATCTCACAGTTTACACAGTGAAATGTTCCTTTTGGAACATTTCCTGATTGCTAAACAAATACTGTGTGATTCTGCTATAAAAAACATGACAGATGAACACATGTTGTAGATTTAAGATTGTAATATATTATGGAAAGATAGCTTCCGGTCGCTTATGTAAATCTTCTTTGACAATCCTGTTTGGTCATTGTAtagtttctttcttcttttgaagCATTGGATTGAGCAGAATCTGTCGCTTGGAAACATATTCTTCTTTGAGCATACCATGCAAATGAGGATTATGCTGATTTTTCCAGGAGGAGATCAGGCAGAAAAGGCTGACACAAAAATTAAATCTGAAAACTCAGTAGGATTTTTGGAAAAGATTAACCCACCCATTCTTTAAAGCAAAATGATCCTTATGTTTCAAGAACAAGTAATTTAACGTCAAGATTTCACAACTGTCCTGTCAGACTTAACTGACCTTAGCAGTATGCTATATGTCCTTATCTATACCAGAGAGGTAGCATTAGGATTGTGGTATGCATTTACTGTTGTGAAAAGTCACTGTTAACTAAAACTCTTTATGATATGTATGGTTTTTATAGGACTTACGTTGCATAAAACTAGGGTGTGTTTGTGTAGGAGATGGAAAATGAGGAAGGGTGTAGCTTTTCCTGATTCAAGTGACTATTTATAGGACTCCCAGGTTGAACTGATTAACATTATATCCAGTTTACTTCATTGTTCAATAACAGAGTATGGTACAGGGTTTGTTGGGTAAGCGCTGCTAAAAATGTCCGACTAGACAATTTCAGTTCTGTACACTTAACCATGTattatggccaagattttccaaagtgagtGCCTGACGTTAGGCATCTGTATAAGCAGGCTgactttcaaagatgctgagctcCAAGCAGTTCCTGTTTCAGTGAAGGGAGctattgggtgctcagcactttggatAATTGGGCAACTTATTTGGtatccacttttgaaaatcttggcctatgtCTAATGGAAagtttatcataaaagttgaaTGTTTATCCATAGATTTGAATTATTGTTTGTTGAATTAGTAGAGGTTTAACACTTGTTATagcaccactttttttttttccctaggtCTAACAAAAGGCCTAAAGATAACGTCAACTAACCAGCCTATGGTTGAAAAAGCGCAAGGAGAGAAAGTTACATTGCCATGTACATTCACTGTCGCACAAGAAGATCAAGGCCCACTAGATGTTGAATGGGTCTTAATACCAACAGATAATCAAAAGAAGGAACAAACAGTGAGTATAGAGACAGCTTTTTAGAGACCTTTTAATTCCTAGCTGTTGTAAGAGCTCTGAATGTTGAAGCTTTCTGCCCATAAAGAACCTCTTGCTCTCTGAATTTTGTCTCTTTCAAGTCAGGGAACTTGTGGTCTTGCACGTCTGTGAAGCACCATGCACAGGAATAGTAAACAATGAATGCCAGTTATATAAACATCATTAAGATCTAGAAGGACAAGTGATTGCTCACTATAAGTTAGTGAGTGGTAAAGAGGAGAAAACTCCAGGATAATTTtttcagttcatagaatcatagattattgtTACTGATAAAGACAATGCTGTGTTGAACCAAACAAGTCTGCTTTTactaagaaaatattttaaaaaaattcttagatCTTAAAATATTAGTCCCTTTCCCATTCCATTCTTTAGAAGCAATACCAGTAAATTTAGATGAACCCCTTCATGCAGAGGTTTACAGTATAAGTATTAGCACACAGCAATTTTAAACAGCTGTTAATAGAGTTTATTCATTTTCCATCAGATAAATTGCGTtggatgggtttttttaattgttctgGTTAGAATTATTTTTACACATGAAAAAATATCTTCCAAAGAAATAGAATGGTGGTTCATTTGAAATATTCAAATTGCTATGCAGATTTGTTTGAAGAAAatacttgttttttcttttccttttagatTATTATGTACTCTGTAGACAGGATTTTTAATAATTACTATGAAGCTATGAATGGACGGGTACAGTTCACTAATCCTGATCCCAGATCTGGTGATGGCTCCATAGATATCCTGAATCTAAAGTCAGCAGACACAGGCACATACCAGTGCAGAGTGAAGAAAGCTCCGGGAGTTGAAAGCCAAAAAATACAGTTGACTGTGCTTGGTAAGATAATTTGTACAGATGCTATACGCTGTATATGTTTTTGAGGGCAAATTGTTACATGCCATATTACATTTGACACTTAAAATAAAAGAGATGCTTGTGTAAAATAAATTCATAATCTAATACTAAATTGTAAGTGGATAAAttgggctgtcaagcgatttaaaaacaatcgcgagattaaaaaaaataaccgcagttttaatcgcactgttaaacaatactagaataccatttatttacatttttgtgggttttctatattttcaaatagagggtcggggtgggggctctgggcttcagccttgCTCGGGGCTCCATCCTCTCTTGGTGCGTGGGGCTCCAGCCCTCACCTGCTGCTGGTGCCTTCCACCCTCACACATGTATATGattaatgtgtttaaaaaaattaacaccgTTAAGTTTTGATTTCAGTTAATAGCAggtgttaactgtgattaattgacagccctattatttAGTGTTCAAAAATTAGAGGATTGAtacccctcttcccccagtggaatggaggaggaggaggacaaaaATGTAGAAATAATTAACATTTCTTGAAAATGGCTCAAAAATTGGTTTGCCCTTTGTATGAAACATAAGAGTTAAAAAATATAGGCTGATTTCAAGTTCTGTACagtgaaaaatgatttatttgcTAAAGCTTAATTAATGTACACCATAACTgacttttaattaatttaaataatactTTATTTATTAGTAAAGCCAGCAATGACTAAATGCTACATTGAAGGATCACAggaaactggaagagaccttacCCTGAAATGTGTATCACAGGAAGGTTCCCCACTCTTGTCCTACAACTGGAGGAAAATAACTGGCACAGAGGAACTTCCGGCGACATCGTTATTAAGTAATGTTTATCCTTTGCTATTATAATATATTTAAGATGGATAATAGGCTTTGTCTTCATGTTTTTATTTTACCTTGAAATGCTAAGGTTTTTTTATGCCTAGGCTTACTGTCTTAAGATCTGGTACCTCACAGATTACCTGTGTTAGACACATCCCTTACACTCTTGGCAAGGAAGTGTTCTCAGCAGACTAGTGGTATGGAGTACCAAGACCGAatactgaaattaaatgctatggAATAAGCTTCCagttattcataaaagaatgatAGTATTATATATGACAGCTCTTTGCAGCTTGACAAATGACTCATTTTTTTCAAACTGATGTCAAAATAACTAAGACactgacatttaaaataaaatttgttgTAATGGATTAACACCTTTTTGAAATATTGAATAATCATTAATGGAAAATTTTAACTAGTTTCTTCAATATTTTTAGATAAAGATACAGGTGAACTGTctctgaaaaatgtctctgaggagTACTCTGGTACATACAGTTGTGTGGCTGCAAACAGAATTGGCACTGATGACTGTTTCGTTGTGCTAAATGTCACTCCCCGTAAGTACTTGCTATATAATAGTTTCTgcaaaataagaaatgttgatgaatgagttaaaaaaaaaataaactcattTGATCCTTTTGTAATCTATAGAAGAAATATGCTGTAGAACAGGTAGCTGACACCATTTTTAATTTTGTCATATTTTTTAGTATTGAGCGTTCTTTCAGCTCCAATAAACAAGTCAGCCTTTTGACCTGTCTTCCcatgtgtttgtgttttttgtttttttttaaatttaaacgtGTATAAGTATGCATGTATCAGTTCAGTAATATTTCTCAGTATAgagaacatttgtttttattttaaggtgTAAATGGAGAATTCTCTAGTTATGCAAATTCAGTTAAATGTCAGTATTGTAGTAATTTGTGTTAATCTATTCTAGCTATAAATACTGCTGGCACAATTGCTGGAGCAGTTATTGGAACTCTTCTGGGTCTCTTTTTATTGGCCTTTCTTGTCTTCTGTTGCTGTAAGAAACGTaaagagaaaaaatatgaaaaagaagTGCATCATGATATTAGGTAATGGCCCATTTTCTTTACCCTTTGAACTGtaatatctgaaactagaaaataACTTCCTCTTATGTGGGTAATATATTCATTATGGCTGATTAGAATTCTGCATTGACCTAAGCCAGTACATTAAGCCAGTGTGACAGCTAAGCCTAAAACCTTATATTTTTAATGTAGTATACATTAATATGCCTGTATCCTATTTTCTGATGTTTCAATATTTTGTTCAGTTAAAAAGGATTCTGAAAGTGGTAAatatttgaaacatttttttaaagtaataaacaGTATTACTGTTTTTTacacttttatttttgtaatagAAAAAACAGTAGAAATTTTATAAATCTCTCAAAACACCAATACATTCTTGGtttaaaccatttttatttttaactattttcaGAGAGGATGTTCCTCCTCCAAAGAGTCGTACTTCAACAGCCCGCAGCTATATAGGCAGCAATCGTTCCTCTCTGGGTTCAATGTCTCCCTCCAATATGGAAGGATATGCCAAGACTCCATATAATCAAGTACCAAGTGAAGACTTTGAACGTTCTCCTGGTCAAAACCCAAACTTTCCACCGTCAAAGGTAGCTGCACCTAATCTAAGTAGAATGGGAGCTGTCCCTGTGATGATTCCAGCACAAAGCAAGGATGGGTCCATAGTATAGAATGGTGTTAATTTATGCTTTTTTTTATTctatacaaatattaaattaaaaaaaaaaacttgttccaACCTACATTTAAAAAGTGCACAAAATTGTCCTTGAAGAAAATGAACAGTTTGTTTGAACAGCCATCACTTCTGCTTATTAATTTTGAActgttattaaaatatattaattaattGCTTCAGCAAAAGCATTTAAGTTCTGAATGAGACATGAAACAATGGAGGTATTTGAATTTTAGATGAAAAAACACCATATCAGCTAGATGTGGAATTCTGAATATGAAACACAAAGTTGTATATTTTTGACAGTGAAAAGACATTGCAACTGTACTCCATGAAATTAGATTTCCAGAGACTTTATCCTCAAAATTTTGAATGACTTAAATATTTTGACTCCTTTGGCCATTCTGTGATAATGGCCACAGTGGCTGAAGTACTTGAATGATCTAAATATTTTACTGAAAGtctgtggaaatctttaactTTTGTAATGTGCTTTTGGAGCATTTTCTGAATTGCTGAGAACTTGAATATCGTGGGCTACCAGTTGCAGTTAATTGAACCCAGTCAACTAATAAACTTGATTTTGTGATTAAATGCAACAAGTGGAAATGCTACAGGAGACCATGCAAGCTTTATGAGACCCCAATTTTAAGAGAAGAGCATTTTATTATAGTCATGCCAAGCAACCCAAAACTGTTCACTGGCATTAAAGGGACATCATCAAGTTTATACCAACTTGTTTCTCATGGAACCTAGTCTTCCAAAACTTCAGATCAACTGTTTTCCCATGAAaaatggatgtgtgtgtggaCAAATAGTTAAATTATGCGAGATAGATATTTATCTGTCTGTTAAGATTTTCAGAACCTTGCTTTAGTTTTCTAAATCTCACTGTAGgtttctaaatccatattttgaTTCCAAAGAGGTAAGCACGCAGAAGCTCCATCTGCATTTAATGGGAAATAAGTGCTTGTGAGTTGGTAAAATCTGCTCACTTATTTTGGAAACTTATTTTTGACcctagtgtgtgtatatatacacagtacaataTTAGTCTGCTATTTTAGGGCATTGTGTAAACAGTTTTTGTACAAAGAATTTGTAAAAGGGGTAAAAGAACTTGGTCCTCGATGTCCCCATTAAAACCAAACTAACCTCTAAATATTGGGACCAAACACTTAATTCCatttactttctcataacaaaaaTAGA
Proteins encoded:
- the CXADR gene encoding coxsackievirus and adenovirus receptor isoform X3, which translates into the protein MLHYAFLKQLLVLTPFWLLKGLTKGLKITSTNQPMVEKAQGEKVTLPCTFTVAQEDQGPLDVEWVLIPTDNQKKEQTIIMYSVDRIFNNYYEAMNGRVQFTNPDPRSGDGSIDILNLKSADTGTYQCRVKKAPGVESQKIQLTVLVKPAMTKCYIEGSQETGRDLTLKCVSQEGSPLLSYNWRKITGTEELPATSLLNKDTGELSLKNVSEEYSGTYSCVAANRIGTDDCFVVLNVTPPINTAGTIAGAVIGTLLGLFLLAFLVFCCCKKRKEKKYEKEVHHDIREDVPPPKSRTSTARSYIGSNRSSLGSMSPSNMEGYAKTPYNQVPSEDFERSPGQNPNFPPSKYDLAYKIHDITVV
- the CXADR gene encoding coxsackievirus and adenovirus receptor isoform X1; amino-acid sequence: MLHYAFLKQLLVLTPFWLLKGLTKGLKITSTNQPMVEKAQGEKVTLPCTFTVAQEDQGPLDVEWVLIPTDNQKKEQTIIMYSVDRIFNNYYEAMNGRVQFTNPDPRSGDGSIDILNLKSADTGTYQCRVKKAPGVESQKIQLTVLVKPAMTKCYIEGSQETGRDLTLKCVSQEGSPLLSYNWRKITGTEELPATSLLNKDTGELSLKNVSEEYSGTYSCVAANRIGTDDCFVVLNVTPPINTAGTIAGAVIGTLLGLFLLAFLVFCCCKKRKEKKYEKEVHHDIREDVPPPKSRTSTARSYIGSNRSSLGSMSPSNMEGYAKTPYNQVPSEDFERSPGQNPNFPPSKVAAPNLSRMGAVPVMIPAQSKDGSIV
- the CXADR gene encoding coxsackievirus and adenovirus receptor isoform X2, with the translated sequence MELPPLAALLGSLLLCCAGLTKGLKITSTNQPMVEKAQGEKVTLPCTFTVAQEDQGPLDVEWVLIPTDNQKKEQTIIMYSVDRIFNNYYEAMNGRVQFTNPDPRSGDGSIDILNLKSADTGTYQCRVKKAPGVESQKIQLTVLVKPAMTKCYIEGSQETGRDLTLKCVSQEGSPLLSYNWRKITGTEELPATSLLNKDTGELSLKNVSEEYSGTYSCVAANRIGTDDCFVVLNVTPPINTAGTIAGAVIGTLLGLFLLAFLVFCCCKKRKEKKYEKEVHHDIREDVPPPKSRTSTARSYIGSNRSSLGSMSPSNMEGYAKTPYNQVPSEDFERSPGQNPNFPPSKVAAPNLSRMGAVPVMIPAQSKDGSIV
- the CXADR gene encoding coxsackievirus and adenovirus receptor isoform X4 — protein: MVEKAQGEKVTLPCTFTVAQEDQGPLDVEWVLIPTDNQKKEQTIIMYSVDRIFNNYYEAMNGRVQFTNPDPRSGDGSIDILNLKSADTGTYQCRVKKAPGVESQKIQLTVLVKPAMTKCYIEGSQETGRDLTLKCVSQEGSPLLSYNWRKITGTEELPATSLLNKDTGELSLKNVSEEYSGTYSCVAANRIGTDDCFVVLNVTPPINTAGTIAGAVIGTLLGLFLLAFLVFCCCKKRKEKKYEKEVHHDIREDVPPPKSRTSTARSYIGSNRSSLGSMSPSNMEGYAKTPYNQVPSEDFERSPGQNPNFPPSKVAAPNLSRMGAVPVMIPAQSKDGSIV